A window of Lysobacter sp. TY2-98 genomic DNA:
GGCATCGCTTCGCTGCAGGGCGACCACGCCCGCGCGCTGCAGGATTTCCTCGCCGCGCAGGCCGTGTTCGACCGCGCCAAGCTGGCGCGGCGGTCGGAAACCAACCTGCTCAACATCGGCATGGTCTATCGCCGCATGGGTTTGTACCCGCAGGCGATGACCTACCTGCGCGAAACCGAGGCCTACGCGCGCCGCATCGACAGCGTGCCCGACCTCTACGCGGCGCTGATGCAGCAGGGCTACGCCTTCGACGAACAGGAGCGGGGCGCCGAGGCGCTGGCCAGGTTCCGCGAGGCGCTGGCCGTGGCGCAGCGCTCCGACGCCATCGACCGCGGCTACGCACACCTCGGCCTCGCCAACGCGTGGCTGGTCGCCGGCAATCCGACCCGCGCGCTCGGGGCGGTCGGGCTGGCGCGACGCGAGCTGGCGGTCGACGACATCGCCACACACGAGCCCATGCTCGACCAGGCCGAGGGCCGCGCGCTCGCCGCGCTCGGCCGCCACCGCGCCGCCATCGCCGCCTTCGACCATGCGGAGCCGCTGATGCGCGCGCAGGACAGCACGCGCTACCTCGCATTGCTGCACCGCGCGCGCGCGGCCAGCGAGGAAGCCGTGGGCGACCCCGTCGCCGCGTTGGCCGACCTGCGCGCACTCGACGCGCTCGACAAGCGCCTGCAGGCCGCCGCCGACGACCAGAGCGTCGAACTCGGACGTCTCCAGTTCGACGCCTACCGGCGTGCGCGCGAGCACGCCCGCCTCGACCTGGGCCGGCGCGCTCGCGAGCAGCAGATCCGCGCGCTCGAGCGCGAGCGCCCGTGGCGCTGGACGGTGCTCGGGCTCGGCCTGGCGCTGGCCGGCGCGCTGGCCGCCTTCGCCCTGCTGCAGGCGCGCGAATCCAAGCGCCTGCGCGTGCTCGCCCTCACCGATCCGCTGACCGGCATCGCCAACCGCCGCGGCCTGCGCCGCCTCGCCGAGGACGCCTTCGCCAGCGCCCAGGCGGACGGCCGCCCGATCAGCGTCGTCCTGCTCGACCTCGACCACTTCAAGCGCGTGAACGACCAGCACGGGCATGCCATCGGCGACGCCGTGCTGATCCGCGCCAGCCGCGCACTGGCCGAGGTCCTGCGGCCGCAGGACCGCCTCGGCCGCACCGGCGGCGAGGAGTTCGTCGTCATCCTGCCCGGCACCCGCCGCGACGACGCCGCGCGCATGGCCGAGCGGCTGCGCGGCGCGGTCGCCGAGCTGGACATCGACTCGGTGCCCGGGCTGATCGTCCGCACCAGCGCCGGCGTCGCCACGTCCGCGCCGACCGATGACCGCATCGACGACCTGCTCGGCCGCGCCGATGCCGCGCTCTACCGCGCCAAGACGGCCGGCCGCGACCGCGTCATCAGCGCCGACTGAGCGTCGAGGCCGCGTCCGCTACACTCGGGTGTTTGCCGGCGCACGGCCCGGCCCGAGATGCAGAGCACCATGAGCGAACCCACCTGGCAGTACGAGAATTTCGAGCACACCGGCTCGGCGATTGGTTACCGCGTCACGCGCAAGCTCGACGAGGTGCAGAGCCCGTTCCAGAAGATCGAGATCTTCGAGACGACCGACTGGGGCAACCTCATGCTCATCGACGGCGCGGTGATGCTCACCACGCGCGACAACTTCCTCTACCACGAGATGATGTCGCACCCGGCGCTGTTCACGCACCCGAATCCCAAGCGCGTCGTCATCATCGGTGGTGGCGACTGCGGCACGCTGCGCGAAGTGCTCAAGCACAAGGGCGTCGAGTCGGCCACGCAGTGCGACATCGACGAGCAGGTCACGCGCATGGCCGAGAAGTGGTTCCCGGAGCTGTGCGATTCCAACGCCGACAAGCGCGCCGAGCTGCTGTTCGACGACGGCGTCGCCTACATGAAGAACTGCGCGCCGGGCAGCGTCGACATCGTGATCGTCGACTCCACCGATCCAGTCGGCCCCGCCGAAGGCCTGTTCAACAAGGCCTTCTACGAATCCTGCTTCCGCGCGCTGAAGGACGACGGCATCCTCGTCCAGCAGTCCGAGTCGCCGCTCGCGCTGCTCGACCTGATCCGGTCGATGCGCGCGGAGATGGGCAAGGCCGGCTTCGCGTCGTTCAAGACGCTGCCGTTCCCGCAGCCCTGCTACCCCACGGGCTGGTGGAGCTGCACGCTGGCGCGCAAATTGGGCGGGTTCGACTTCCGCGAACAGGCCGCGCGTGACAGCGGTCTCAAGACCAAGTACTACAGCGCCGATATCCATCGTGGGGCATTGGCGACCCCGCCCTTCGTCGCCGAAGCTCTGGACGCCTGAGCCGCGCCGCCTCGGGCCGTCATCGACGCTCCGAGGCGCGCCCAACCCTTCCGATGCCTCGAATCCGCGCGTCGCTCCTCGCCCTGACGCTCGCCGCCCTGACGGCGACGTCGGCGTTTGCGCGGGACGATCGCGCCGCCGCGTTCGACAAGCTCTTCGAGCAGCTCGACAGCAATCGCCTCAATCCCGCCACGCCGGAAGGCATGCAGGCGGAGATCGCGCGCCTGCGCGCGCTCGTGCCGCCGGGCGACCGCCGTCGCGAACTGCTCTACGAATCCACCGCCTGCTTCCAGCCGCCGGAGGACACGCGCGCTGCGCTCGCCTACGCGCAGCGGGGTCTGGCGGCGTCGAAAGCGATGGGCGATGCCGAGCTTGAGGCGCGCTTCCAGATCTGCGAAGCCTCGGTGCAGGACATGCTCGGCGAGGTGCAGACCTCGCTGGCCCTGTACACGCGCGGCATCGAACTCGCGCGCCGCTCCGAGCATCCCGCGCTGGTCGGTGACGGCCTGGTGCTGCGCGGCAACACGTACTCCTACCTGGGCCGTCATGCCGAGTCCCTCATGGACTTCATGGCCGCGCAGCGCCTGTACGACAACTCGCACCAGGCCGAGCGGTCGGAAGGCAACCTGCAGAACATCGCGGTCGCGTACCGGCGGATGGGCGAGTCGGACAAGGCGCGCGAGTATCTCGACCGGAGCCGCGAGATCGCGCGTCGCCACGAGGACTGGTCGAGCCTCGCGGTCATCGCCGTGCAGATGGGCTTTCTCTACCAGGACACGGGCCGCGCCGACCTCGCGCTTCCGCAGTTCGAGGAAGCGGCGCGCATCGCCCGCCAGCGCCTCGACCCGGCGCTGGTGGCCAGCACGCAGCTCGCGCTGTCATCGGCGCAGCTCGAACTCGGCCGCTATGGGCAGGCGCTGTCGACGGTGCAGTCGGCGAAGGCGGGTTTCACCAGCGTCGGCGACCAGAGCAATACCGGCATGATCGCAGTGACGGAGGCGCGCGCGCGCGCCGGGCTCGGCCAGACCGCGCAGGCGCTCGCGCTGTACGCCGAGGCCGAAAAAGTCCTGCAGGCCGACCAGAACGACCGCTATCTGGAAATGATGTATCCGCATCGCGCCGCGCTGTACGAGCGCACCGGCAATGCGGCCGCGGCACTCGGCGACTACAAGCGCTACCTCGCACTGCGCGAGAAGCGCCTGGCCGCGCGCGCCGAACAGCGCACGCTGATGCTGCGCCAGCAGACCGACGCCGCGCAGCGCGACTTCGAGAACCAGCGCCTGCGCACCGAAAAGACCATGCGCGAGCAGGACGTGCAGGCGTTGCTCAAGGCGCGCCGCTGGCAGCGCATCGCGATCGCCCTCGGCGTCGCGCTGATTGCCGTGCTGGGCCTGATCGTCGGCCGCCAGATCGTGCGCACGCGTCGCCTGCGCGTGCTCGCCGCCACCGACGAACTCACCGGCGTCGCCAACCGTCGCCGCATCGAACTCATGGGGGCCGATGCCGTCGCGCAGTCACGCGCCGACGAACGCCCGCTGTGCGTGATCACCTTCGACATCGACGGCTTCAAGGCGATCAACGATGCGCACGGGCATCTGGTGGGCGACCAGGTGATCGCGCGCGTCGCAGAGACGGCACAGCACACGCTGCGGCAGTTCGACGAGATCGGCCGCATGGGCGGCGAGGAATTCGTCGTGCTGCTGCCGGACACCGCGATCGACGCCGCGCGCCAGGTCGCCGAGCGCCTGCGTGCGAATGTCGAAGCGTTGAATTTCCGCGACGTCGCGCCGGAGCTGCGGGTCACGATCAGTGTCGGCGTCACGGCACTCTCGCCGCGCGACGCCGGCCTGAGCGACCTGCTCGCGCGCGCCGACCAGGCGCTCTACCAGGCCAAGGCCGCCGGCCGGAACTGCGTACGGACGACCTGAGGTCGTCGCGTCAGAGCGCGTCGGCGTCCAGCTCGCCGGTGCGGATGCGCACCACGCGCTCGAGATCCCAGACGAAGATCTTGCCGTCACCGATCTTGCCGGTGCCCGCGGCCTTCATGATCGCTTCGACCACCGCGTCGAGCTGGTCATCCGCGACCGCGACCTCGAGCTTGATCTTGGGCAGGAAGTCGACCACGTATTCGGCGCCGCGGTAGAGCTCCGTATGGCCCTTCTGGCGGCCGAAGCCCTTCACCTCGGTGGCGGTGATGCCGGCTACACCGACTTCGGCCAGCGCCTCGCGCACGTCGTCGAGCTTGAACGGCTTGACCACCGCCATGACCATCTTCATCGGCATCCTCCTGTCGCCGCGCAGCATAGCGGGAAGCCGCCGACGCCGCGTTCGCGCGCTTCGCGGCAGGCTGGACCACCCGACCGGAGACCGCACGTGATCCGCAAGCTCAAGTCCGGCGAGTACCGGCTGTACTCGCGCAAGGTCGATCCGAAGACGCACAAGCGCCGCAACCTCGGCACCTTCAGCAGTCGCGCCGCCGCGGAGAAGCACGAGCGCGAGGTGCAGTACTTCAAGCGCCACTGACGAGGCCCACGGCGGGCGGTAAAATGGCGATGTCGGATTTCCCCGACACGCCGCAGCAAGCCGCTCCGACGGCGCCGACCGGCCGCGATCGGCACAGTGCGTGCAACGCCGGAGACCCGACCATGATCGACCTCGATTCGCTCGACGACCTCGCCCGCCGCCTCAGTGCGCTCGTGCCGCCCGGACTCCGCGGCGATTCTGCGAGCGAGCTCCGCACGGAGCTTCAGCAGAACTTCCGCGCGGTGCTGCAGGCGGGCCTGAACCGCCTCGACCTCGTCACCCGCGAGGAATTCGAGGTGCAGCGCGCCGTACTGCTGCGCACCCGCGAAAAGCTCGAGCAACTCGAGCGCACCGTGACCGGCATCGAAACGCAGTCCGGCGCGACCGCCGCACCGCGCCACTGAGTCGCCTGCCATGAATCTTGCGATCGTGCACAGCCGTGCGCGAACGGGCATCCGTGCGCCAGAAGTGCGCGTCGAAGTGCATCTGGGCGGCGGCCTGCCGGCGATGAACATCGTTGGTCTGCCCGAGGCTGCGGTGCGCGAAGCGAAGGACCGCGTGCGCGCGGCGATCGCTTGCGCGCAGTTCGAATTTCCACAGCGGCGCATCACGGTGAACCTCGCGCCTGCGGACCTGCCGAAGGATGGTGGGCGCTTCGACCTGCCAATCGCGCTCGGTATCCTCGCCGCGAGCGGACAGATTCCGCTCGATGCGTTGCGCGACGTCGAATTCCTCGGCGAGCTTGCGCTGACCGGCGAACTGCGCGCCATCGACGGCGTGCTGCCCGCCGCGCTCGCGGCCGGCGATGCGGGACATCGTCTCGTGGTCCCCGGGGCGAACGGCGCCGAAGCCGCACTTGCCTCGCGCGTGGAAGTGCGCACCGCGCGCACGCTGCTGCAGGTGTGCGCGATGCTCGCCGGTCGCGACGCGTTGCCGACCGCGGTCGCGACACCGGTCGAACGCGTGCGCGGGCCGGATCTCACCGATGTGCGCGGGCAGGCGCAGGCGCGACGCGCACTGGAGATCGCCGCCGCGGGCGGGCATCACCTGCTGCTGATCGGCCCGCCGGGATGCGGCAAGACGCTGCTGGCGTCGCGGCTGCCCGGGCTGTTACCGGAAGCCAGCGAAGCCGAAGCACTGGAATCCGCGGCGATCGCGTCGATCAGTGGACGCGGCCTCGATCCGTCGCGCTGGCTCGAGCGTCCGTTCCGAGCGCCGCACCACACCGCGAGCGCGGTCGCACTCATCGGCGGCGGGGCGCAACCACGGCCGGGCGAAGTCTCGCTCGCCCACAACGGCGTGCTGTTTCTCGACGAATTTCCGGAATGGGAGCGCCGCGCACTGGAAGTGCTGCGCGAACCGCTGGAGTCCGGCGTCGTCACCGTATCGCGCGCCGCGCGCAGCTCCGAATTTCCGGCGCGCTTCCAGCTGGTCGCGGCCATGAATCCCTGCCCCTGCGGTTGGGCCGGCGATCCGTCGGGACGCTGTCGCTGCAGTGGCGATGCGGTGCAGCGCTATCGCGCGAAGGTCTCCGGCCCCTTGCTCGATCGCATCGACCTGCACGTCGGCCTGACGCGTCTGCCCGCCAGCGAATTGAGTGCGGCCGCGCCAAGCGGTGAATCGAGCGCCGAGGTGCGCGCCCGCGTCGAATGCGCGCGTGCGGTGCAGCTCGCGCGCTGCGGCCAGCCCAACGCGCGCATGACACCCGGCGAGACGCTCAACCTCTGCCGACTGGAATCACGCGATCAGGCCTTGCTCGAGCGCGCCGTCGAACGCCTGCAGCTGTCCGCGCGCTCCATGGTGCGCATCCTGCGTGTGGCGCGCACGATCGCCGACCTCGCCGGCGAGGCCGACATCGGTACGTCGCATCTCGCCGAGGCGATCGGCTATCGAACGCTCGACCGCCAGCGCGACAGTGCCGCGCTGGCCGGTGCTGCCTGATCAGCCGCCGCCGCAGGACGCGCAGATGCGCGTCTTCTCGAGATAGCTGCGTGCACCTTCGCGCGCGTGGTCGCGGTCATCCTGCGTGCCGCAAACCAGCTGCTTTTCCTTGGAGCCGGTGACCCGCTGGTAGCGGCAGACGTCCTGCTTCTCCGACGCCACGCGCGTACCCTGCACGGCGGTGTTGATGCGTTCGAGCGCGTTGTCGAGCGTCACGCGTTCCTGGATGTTCATCCCATCCAGCGTCGGGTTCTGCTTGATCAGGTCGAAGACGATGTCCTGGTCCTTGCGCACCTGTTGCGCGGCGCGCGGTGTCAGGGTGACCTTGCCGGCGTCGAGGTCGGCGCGCAGTTGGGTCTGCTGGGCGAGGATCTGATCCAGTTTCGGGTTGTCCTGCGCGGCCGCGGACAGCGCCGCGAACATCAGGACGGTGAGGGCGAGCAGCTTGTGCATGGCGACCTCCTGCAGTGTGCGGCTCGATGCTCGACCCGGCGGACGGACAGCGTCAAGCGCCGTCCGTCCGCACTGTCGGACCCATGGGCACGAGCCACGGTTCAGGCCGCTTTTTCGAACTGCTCTTCCTCGGTCGAGCCCTTGAGTGCGACGGTGGACGACTGCCCGCCCTGGATCGTCTGCGTCACGGCATCGAAGTAACCCGTGCCCACTTCGCGCTGGTGCTTCGCCGCGGTGAAGCCCCGGTCGGCAGCGGCGAACTCGCGCTCCTGCAGTTCGACGAATGCGCTCATCTGGCGACGGGCATAGCCGTGGGCGAGGTCGAACATGCCGTAGTTCAAGGCGTGGAAACCGGCCAGCGTGATGAACTGGAATTTGTAACCGTAGGTCGCGAGCTCCTTCTGGAATTTCGCGATGGTTGCGTCGTCGAGGTTCTTCTTCCAGTTGAAGCTCGGCGAGCAGTTGTAGGCGAGCAGCTTGCCCGGGTACTTCGCATGGATCGCCTCGGCGAACTTGCGTGCGAACTCGAGATCCGGCTTGCCGGTTTCGCACCAGACGAGGTCGGCGTACGGCGCATACGCGAGGCCGCGACTGATCGCCTGGTCCAAGCCCTTGTTCGTCTTGTAAAAGCCTTCGACGGTGCGCTCGCCGGTGCAGAACGGCTTGTCGTTGTCGTCGACATCGCTGGTGATGAGGTCGGCGGCTTCGGCATCGGTGCGCGCGACGATCAGCGTCGGCACGCCCATGACATCGGCGGCGAGACGCGCGGCGACGAGCTTCTCGACCGCTTCGCGCGTGGGCACCAGCACCTTCCCACCCATGTGGCCGCACTTCTTGACGCTCGCGAGCTGATCCTCGAAGTGCACGCCCGACGCACCAGCCTCGATCATCGCCTTCATCAGTTCGAACGCGTTGAGCACGCCGCCGAAACCGGCTTCGGCATCGGCCACGATCGGCTGCAGGAAATCGATGTCACCCTGACCTTCCGCGCACTGGATCTGGTCGGCGCGCAGGAGGGTGTTGTTGATGCGCTTGACGACCTGT
This region includes:
- a CDS encoding GGDEF domain-containing protein; this encodes MRRPLLPALLAAAMLAVATGAHAAPSALEFDRLFRQIDDGEVPVDDDRQIARALADLRAALPPGDAHSALRYRSAVCDLAFVKDTKAELAYARAARADAERAHDLDARARFTYCEGFALETADPIGARRAYDRGIALSTQAEDPRLLGDGFTYRGGIASLQGDHARALQDFLAAQAVFDRAKLARRSETNLLNIGMVYRRMGLYPQAMTYLRETEAYARRIDSVPDLYAALMQQGYAFDEQERGAEALARFREALAVAQRSDAIDRGYAHLGLANAWLVAGNPTRALGAVGLARRELAVDDIATHEPMLDQAEGRALAALGRHRAAIAAFDHAEPLMRAQDSTRYLALLHRARAASEEAVGDPVAALADLRALDALDKRLQAAADDQSVELGRLQFDAYRRAREHARLDLGRRAREQQIRALERERPWRWTVLGLGLALAGALAAFALLQARESKRLRVLALTDPLTGIANRRGLRRLAEDAFASAQADGRPISVVLLDLDHFKRVNDQHGHAIGDAVLIRASRALAEVLRPQDRLGRTGGEEFVVILPGTRRDDAARMAERLRGAVAELDIDSVPGLIVRTSAGVATSAPTDDRIDDLLGRADAALYRAKTAGRDRVISAD
- the speE gene encoding polyamine aminopropyltransferase, coding for MSEPTWQYENFEHTGSAIGYRVTRKLDEVQSPFQKIEIFETTDWGNLMLIDGAVMLTTRDNFLYHEMMSHPALFTHPNPKRVVIIGGGDCGTLREVLKHKGVESATQCDIDEQVTRMAEKWFPELCDSNADKRAELLFDDGVAYMKNCAPGSVDIVIVDSTDPVGPAEGLFNKAFYESCFRALKDDGILVQQSESPLALLDLIRSMRAEMGKAGFASFKTLPFPQPCYPTGWWSCTLARKLGGFDFREQAARDSGLKTKYYSADIHRGALATPPFVAEALDA
- a CDS encoding tetratricopeptide repeat-containing diguanylate cyclase; its protein translation is MPRIRASLLALTLAALTATSAFARDDRAAAFDKLFEQLDSNRLNPATPEGMQAEIARLRALVPPGDRRRELLYESTACFQPPEDTRAALAYAQRGLAASKAMGDAELEARFQICEASVQDMLGEVQTSLALYTRGIELARRSEHPALVGDGLVLRGNTYSYLGRHAESLMDFMAAQRLYDNSHQAERSEGNLQNIAVAYRRMGESDKAREYLDRSREIARRHEDWSSLAVIAVQMGFLYQDTGRADLALPQFEEAARIARQRLDPALVASTQLALSSAQLELGRYGQALSTVQSAKAGFTSVGDQSNTGMIAVTEARARAGLGQTAQALALYAEAEKVLQADQNDRYLEMMYPHRAALYERTGNAAAALGDYKRYLALREKRLAARAEQRTLMLRQQTDAAQRDFENQRLRTEKTMREQDVQALLKARRWQRIAIALGVALIAVLGLIVGRQIVRTRRLRVLAATDELTGVANRRRIELMGADAVAQSRADERPLCVITFDIDGFKAINDAHGHLVGDQVIARVAETAQHTLRQFDEIGRMGGEEFVVLLPDTAIDAARQVAERLRANVEALNFRDVAPELRVTISVGVTALSPRDAGLSDLLARADQALYQAKAAGRNCVRTT
- a CDS encoding P-II family nitrogen regulator; protein product: MKMVMAVVKPFKLDDVREALAEVGVAGITATEVKGFGRQKGHTELYRGAEYVVDFLPKIKLEVAVADDQLDAVVEAIMKAAGTGKIGDGKIFVWDLERVVRIRTGELDADAL
- a CDS encoding accessory factor UbiK family protein: MIDLDSLDDLARRLSALVPPGLRGDSASELRTELQQNFRAVLQAGLNRLDLVTREEFEVQRAVLLRTREKLEQLERTVTGIETQSGATAAPRH
- a CDS encoding YifB family Mg chelatase-like AAA ATPase, which translates into the protein MNLAIVHSRARTGIRAPEVRVEVHLGGGLPAMNIVGLPEAAVREAKDRVRAAIACAQFEFPQRRITVNLAPADLPKDGGRFDLPIALGILAASGQIPLDALRDVEFLGELALTGELRAIDGVLPAALAAGDAGHRLVVPGANGAEAALASRVEVRTARTLLQVCAMLAGRDALPTAVATPVERVRGPDLTDVRGQAQARRALEIAAAGGHHLLLIGPPGCGKTLLASRLPGLLPEASEAEALESAAIASISGRGLDPSRWLERPFRAPHHTASAVALIGGGAQPRPGEVSLAHNGVLFLDEFPEWERRALEVLREPLESGVVTVSRAARSSEFPARFQLVAAMNPCPCGWAGDPSGRCRCSGDAVQRYRAKVSGPLLDRIDLHVGLTRLPASELSAAAPSGESSAEVRARVECARAVQLARCGQPNARMTPGETLNLCRLESRDQALLERAVERLQLSARSMVRILRVARTIADLAGEADIGTSHLAEAIGYRTLDRQRDSAALAGAA
- the aceA gene encoding isocitrate lyase produces the protein MTTTLPTADQLRQHWATDPRWAGVTRPYSAEDIVRLRGRIPVEHSIAKLGADKLWNSLHTEEFVNALGAMTGNQAMQQVKAGLKAIYLSGWQVAADANIAGEMYPDQSLYPANSVPQVVKRINNTLLRADQIQCAEGQGDIDFLQPIVADAEAGFGGVLNAFELMKAMIEAGASGVHFEDQLASVKKCGHMGGKVLVPTREAVEKLVAARLAADVMGVPTLIVARTDAEAADLITSDVDDNDKPFCTGERTVEGFYKTNKGLDQAISRGLAYAPYADLVWCETGKPDLEFARKFAEAIHAKYPGKLLAYNCSPSFNWKKNLDDATIAKFQKELATYGYKFQFITLAGFHALNYGMFDLAHGYARRQMSAFVELQEREFAAADRGFTAAKHQREVGTGYFDAVTQTIQGGQSSTVALKGSTEEEQFEKAA